A stretch of Arachis hypogaea cultivar Tifrunner chromosome 15, arahy.Tifrunner.gnm2.J5K5, whole genome shotgun sequence DNA encodes these proteins:
- the LOC112749576 gene encoding kinesin-like protein KIN-UA isoform X2: MATSSGGGSGSGGGGTYSYRNGATHSHKSSSKLDTHTHKPLSLNSSSNSSSKNHVKSKSLGPSSTTQRRNSTTSKDHHPSVPGRVRVAVRLRPRNAEESVADADFADCVELQPELKRLKLRKNNWDADTYAFDEVLTEFASQKRVYEVVARPVVESVLDGYNGTIMAYGQTGTGKTYTLGRLGEEDTAARGIMVRSMEDILADVSLETDSVSVSYLQLYMESIQDLLDPANDNITIVEDPRTGDVSLPGASLVEIRDQQSFVELLRLGEVHRFAANTKLNTESSRSHAILMVHVRRSIKGRDAGHSSENGNHPHSVKSLKPPVVRKGKLVVVDLAGSERIDKSGSEGHTLEEAKSINLSLSALGKCINALAENSAHVPFRDSKLTRLLRDSFGGTARTSLVITIGPSPKHRGETASTIMFGQRAMKVENMVKLKEEFDYKSLARKLDVELDKLIMEHERQQKAFEDEIERMATEAQHRLSEAERNYIDLLEKEKSKYEKDYMDSIRKLEDQLAMNQRKNEDSHIKSRAEKETLLRKAAEGEVNHLKIQVSELKMSEASRKSEILKVHKMLEEEVHQKEKLEREIAILQSQLLQLSLESDQTRHQFERDGLEKDVSSVDSLTSQVKHQQQASGNGEKPSIAKLFEQVGLQKILSLLEAEDADVRIHAVKVVANLAAEEANQGKIVEAGGLTSLLRLLQSSQDETIHRVAAGAIANLAMNETNQELIMSQGGISLLSMTAASAEDPQTLRMVAGAIANLCGNDKLQSKLRGEGGIKALLGMVRCRHPDVHAQVARGIANFAKCESRASSLGTKSARSFLIEDGALAWIVQNANNEASSIRRHIELALCHLAQHETNARDMINGGALWELVRISRDCSREDIKTLAHRTLVSSPTFQAEMRRMRISY, translated from the exons ATGGCCACCTCCTCTGGTGGTGGTAGTGGTAGTGGCGGTGGCGGCACTTACAGTTACAGAAATGGCGCCACTCACTCTCACAAATCCTCTTCCAAGCTCGATACTCATACTCATAAGCCTCTCTCACTCAATTCCAGTTCCAATTCTAGTTCTAAGAACCATGTCAAGTCAAAATCTTTGGGTCCTTCCTCCACCACCCAACGCCGCAACAGCACCACCTCCAAGGACCACCATCCTTCTG TTCCTGGAAGAGTTAGAGTGGCTGTTAGGTTGCGGCCGCGAAATGCAGAGGAATCTGTGGCAGATGCTGATTTTGCTGATTGTGTGGAATTACAGCCTGAG CTCAAAAGGTTAAAACTTCGGAAGAACAATTGGGATGCTGATACTTATGCATTTGATGAGGTGCTCACTGAATTCGCATCACAAAAACGTgtatatgaagttgtggccaggCCTGTTGTGGAG AGTGTACTAGATGGCTACAATGGGACAATCATGGCTTATGGACAGACTGGTACTGGTAAAACGTACACTCTCGGACGACTAGGGGAGGAAGACACAGCTGCACGTGGAATAATGGTCCGCTCTATGGAGGATATTTTAGCAGATGTTTCTTTGGAAACTGATTCAGTTTCAGTCTCTTATTTGCAG CTTTACATGGAAAGTATACAAGATCTGCTTGATCCTGCTAATGATAACATAACCATTGTAGAAGATCCCAGAACTGGTGATGTTTCACTACCTGGAGCTAGCCTTGTTGAGATTAGGGACCAACAGAGTTTTGTAGAACTATTAAGATTAGGAGAGGTTCATCGCTTTGCTGCAAATACTAAATTAAATACTGAATCTTCTCGAAGTCATGCTATTCTGATG GTGCATGTTAGGAGATCCATCAAGGGAAGAGATGCAGGTCATTCAAGTGAAAATGGCAATCATCCGCATTCGGTCAAATCATTAAAGCCACCTGTTGTCAGGAAAGGCAAGTTGGTTGTCGTTGATCTGGCTGGTTCGGAACGAATTGATAAGTCAG GAAGTGAAGGGCATACACTAGAGGAAGCAAAGTCTATCAATCTGTCGTTGAGTGCATTGGGGAAGTGTATTAATGCACTTGCAGAGAATAGTGCACATGTGCCATTTCGTGACTCAAAGCTTACAAGATTGTTACGTGATTCATTTGGAG GTACGGCAAGAACTTCGCTGGTCATTACCATTGGACCATCTCCAAAGCATAGGGGAGAGACTGCTAGTACTATAATGTTTGGACAGAGG GCTATGAAGGTGGAAAACATGGTGAAGTTGAAGGAAGAATTTGATTACAAAAGCTTAGCTAGAAAGCTAGATGTAGAATTAGACAAACTTATTATGGAACACGAAAGACAACAGAAGGCATTTGAGGATGAGATTGAGAGGATGGCCACAGAAGCACAACATCGGTTATCTGAGGCTGAAAGGAACTACATTGATCTATTGGAG aaggaaaaatcaaaatatgagAAAGACTATATGGACTCAATTAGGAAGCTTGAAGACCAGCTGGCGATGAATCAACGAAAGAATGAGGACTCTCATATTAAATCAAGAGCAGAG AAAGAGACTCTTCTGAGGAAAGCTGCTGAAGGGGAAGTAAATCATCTGAAAATTCAAGTATCTGAACTTAAAATGTCAGAG GCATCCAGAAAGTCAGAGATATTGAAAGTTCATAAGATGTTAGAAGAGGAGGTACACCAAAAAGAGAAACTTGAAAGAGAAATAGCAATATTACAAAGTCAGTTGTTGCAGTTAAGTCTTGAATCCGATCAG ACAAGACATCAGTTTGAAAGAGATGGATTGGAAAAGGATGTGAGCAGTGTTGATTCTCTCACGTCCCAAGTTAAGCATCAGCAGCAGGCTTCAGGAAATGGAGAGAAACCCTCAATAGCCAAGCTCTTTGAACAAG TGGGATTGCAGAAGATTTTGTCATTGCTTGAAGCAGAAGATGCTGATGTGCGAATTCATGCTGTGAAAGTTGTAGCAAATCTAGCTGCTGAAG AAGCAAATCAGGGGAAGATTGTGGAAGCAGGTGGGCTCACATCCTTGCTTAGGCTGCTTCAGAGTTCTCAAGATGAAACCATACATAGAGTAGCTGCAGGTGCTATTGCGAATTTGGCAATGAATG AAACCAATCAAGAACTCATTATGTCCCAAGGGGGCATTAGTTTATTGTCGATGACAGCAGCCAGTGCTGAAGATCCTCAAACCCTTCGAATGGTTGCTGGAGCCATTGCTAATCTTTGTGGCAATG ATAAGTTGCAATCGAAACTAAGGGGAGAAGGTGGTATCAAGGCACTGCTGGGAATGGTCAGGTGTAGACATCCTGACGTACATGCACAGGTTGCTCGTGGAATAGCAAACTTTGCAAAGTGTGAGTCAAGAGCATCTAGTCTAG GGACAAAGAGTGCGAGATCTTTCCTCATTGAGGATGGTGCCCTTGCATGGATCGTGCAAAATGCTAACAACGAAGCCTCGTCAATTAGGCGCCATATTGAACTTGCATTATGCCACTTAGCACAACATG AGACAAATGCAAGAGACATGATTAATGGAGGTGCATTATGGGAGCTAGTTCGCATTTCGCGAGATTGTTCAAGAGAAGATATCAAAACTCTTGCACATAGAACACTAGTTTCTAGCCCCACTTTCCAAGCTGAAATGAGGCGTATGAGGATAAGTTACTGA
- the LOC112749576 gene encoding kinesin-like protein KIN-UA isoform X1, translating into MATSSGGGSGSGGGGTYSYRNGATHSHKSSSKLDTHTHKPLSLNSSSNSSSKNHVKSKSLGPSSTTQRRNSTTSKDHHPSVPGRVRVAVRLRPRNAEESVADADFADCVELQPELKRLKLRKNNWDADTYAFDEVLTEFASQKRVYEVVARPVVESVLDGYNGTIMAYGQTGTGKTYTLGRLGEEDTAARGIMVRSMEDILADVSLETDSVSVSYLQLYMESIQDLLDPANDNITIVEDPRTGDVSLPGASLVEIRDQQSFVELLRLGEVHRFAANTKLNTESSRSHAILMVHVRRSIKGRDAGHSSENGNHPHSVKSLKPPVVRKGKLVVVDLAGSERIDKSGSEGHTLEEAKSINLSLSALGKCINALAENSAHVPFRDSKLTRLLRDSFGGTARTSLVITIGPSPKHRGETASTIMFGQRAMKVENMVKLKEEFDYKSLARKLDVELDKLIMEHERQQKAFEDEIERMATEAQHRLSEAERNYIDLLEKEKSKYEKDYMDSIRKLEDQLAMNQRKNEDSHIKSRAEVYSEELADLKKMLQKETLLRKAAEGEVNHLKIQVSELKMSEASRKSEILKVHKMLEEEVHQKEKLEREIAILQSQLLQLSLESDQTRHQFERDGLEKDVSSVDSLTSQVKHQQQASGNGEKPSIAKLFEQVGLQKILSLLEAEDADVRIHAVKVVANLAAEEANQGKIVEAGGLTSLLRLLQSSQDETIHRVAAGAIANLAMNETNQELIMSQGGISLLSMTAASAEDPQTLRMVAGAIANLCGNDKLQSKLRGEGGIKALLGMVRCRHPDVHAQVARGIANFAKCESRASSLGTKSARSFLIEDGALAWIVQNANNEASSIRRHIELALCHLAQHETNARDMINGGALWELVRISRDCSREDIKTLAHRTLVSSPTFQAEMRRMRISY; encoded by the exons ATGGCCACCTCCTCTGGTGGTGGTAGTGGTAGTGGCGGTGGCGGCACTTACAGTTACAGAAATGGCGCCACTCACTCTCACAAATCCTCTTCCAAGCTCGATACTCATACTCATAAGCCTCTCTCACTCAATTCCAGTTCCAATTCTAGTTCTAAGAACCATGTCAAGTCAAAATCTTTGGGTCCTTCCTCCACCACCCAACGCCGCAACAGCACCACCTCCAAGGACCACCATCCTTCTG TTCCTGGAAGAGTTAGAGTGGCTGTTAGGTTGCGGCCGCGAAATGCAGAGGAATCTGTGGCAGATGCTGATTTTGCTGATTGTGTGGAATTACAGCCTGAG CTCAAAAGGTTAAAACTTCGGAAGAACAATTGGGATGCTGATACTTATGCATTTGATGAGGTGCTCACTGAATTCGCATCACAAAAACGTgtatatgaagttgtggccaggCCTGTTGTGGAG AGTGTACTAGATGGCTACAATGGGACAATCATGGCTTATGGACAGACTGGTACTGGTAAAACGTACACTCTCGGACGACTAGGGGAGGAAGACACAGCTGCACGTGGAATAATGGTCCGCTCTATGGAGGATATTTTAGCAGATGTTTCTTTGGAAACTGATTCAGTTTCAGTCTCTTATTTGCAG CTTTACATGGAAAGTATACAAGATCTGCTTGATCCTGCTAATGATAACATAACCATTGTAGAAGATCCCAGAACTGGTGATGTTTCACTACCTGGAGCTAGCCTTGTTGAGATTAGGGACCAACAGAGTTTTGTAGAACTATTAAGATTAGGAGAGGTTCATCGCTTTGCTGCAAATACTAAATTAAATACTGAATCTTCTCGAAGTCATGCTATTCTGATG GTGCATGTTAGGAGATCCATCAAGGGAAGAGATGCAGGTCATTCAAGTGAAAATGGCAATCATCCGCATTCGGTCAAATCATTAAAGCCACCTGTTGTCAGGAAAGGCAAGTTGGTTGTCGTTGATCTGGCTGGTTCGGAACGAATTGATAAGTCAG GAAGTGAAGGGCATACACTAGAGGAAGCAAAGTCTATCAATCTGTCGTTGAGTGCATTGGGGAAGTGTATTAATGCACTTGCAGAGAATAGTGCACATGTGCCATTTCGTGACTCAAAGCTTACAAGATTGTTACGTGATTCATTTGGAG GTACGGCAAGAACTTCGCTGGTCATTACCATTGGACCATCTCCAAAGCATAGGGGAGAGACTGCTAGTACTATAATGTTTGGACAGAGG GCTATGAAGGTGGAAAACATGGTGAAGTTGAAGGAAGAATTTGATTACAAAAGCTTAGCTAGAAAGCTAGATGTAGAATTAGACAAACTTATTATGGAACACGAAAGACAACAGAAGGCATTTGAGGATGAGATTGAGAGGATGGCCACAGAAGCACAACATCGGTTATCTGAGGCTGAAAGGAACTACATTGATCTATTGGAG aaggaaaaatcaaaatatgagAAAGACTATATGGACTCAATTAGGAAGCTTGAAGACCAGCTGGCGATGAATCAACGAAAGAATGAGGACTCTCATATTAAATCAAGAGCAGAG GTGTATTCTGAGGAGCTGGCTGATCTGAAAAAAATGCTTCAGAAAGAGACTCTTCTGAGGAAAGCTGCTGAAGGGGAAGTAAATCATCTGAAAATTCAAGTATCTGAACTTAAAATGTCAGAG GCATCCAGAAAGTCAGAGATATTGAAAGTTCATAAGATGTTAGAAGAGGAGGTACACCAAAAAGAGAAACTTGAAAGAGAAATAGCAATATTACAAAGTCAGTTGTTGCAGTTAAGTCTTGAATCCGATCAG ACAAGACATCAGTTTGAAAGAGATGGATTGGAAAAGGATGTGAGCAGTGTTGATTCTCTCACGTCCCAAGTTAAGCATCAGCAGCAGGCTTCAGGAAATGGAGAGAAACCCTCAATAGCCAAGCTCTTTGAACAAG TGGGATTGCAGAAGATTTTGTCATTGCTTGAAGCAGAAGATGCTGATGTGCGAATTCATGCTGTGAAAGTTGTAGCAAATCTAGCTGCTGAAG AAGCAAATCAGGGGAAGATTGTGGAAGCAGGTGGGCTCACATCCTTGCTTAGGCTGCTTCAGAGTTCTCAAGATGAAACCATACATAGAGTAGCTGCAGGTGCTATTGCGAATTTGGCAATGAATG AAACCAATCAAGAACTCATTATGTCCCAAGGGGGCATTAGTTTATTGTCGATGACAGCAGCCAGTGCTGAAGATCCTCAAACCCTTCGAATGGTTGCTGGAGCCATTGCTAATCTTTGTGGCAATG ATAAGTTGCAATCGAAACTAAGGGGAGAAGGTGGTATCAAGGCACTGCTGGGAATGGTCAGGTGTAGACATCCTGACGTACATGCACAGGTTGCTCGTGGAATAGCAAACTTTGCAAAGTGTGAGTCAAGAGCATCTAGTCTAG GGACAAAGAGTGCGAGATCTTTCCTCATTGAGGATGGTGCCCTTGCATGGATCGTGCAAAATGCTAACAACGAAGCCTCGTCAATTAGGCGCCATATTGAACTTGCATTATGCCACTTAGCACAACATG AGACAAATGCAAGAGACATGATTAATGGAGGTGCATTATGGGAGCTAGTTCGCATTTCGCGAGATTGTTCAAGAGAAGATATCAAAACTCTTGCACATAGAACACTAGTTTCTAGCCCCACTTTCCAAGCTGAAATGAGGCGTATGAGGATAAGTTACTGA